The proteins below come from a single Parageobacillus toebii NBRC 107807 genomic window:
- a CDS encoding mannitol-1-phosphate 5-dehydrogenase, with the protein MLAVHFGAGNIGRGFIGSLLSQSGYEVVFVDINDEVVRLLKEKQEYRVIIADENRQEQLIRNVSAVNSQTEREKVIDYITKAHLITTAVGPHILPAISAILAEGLQKRATINKTPLHIIACENMIGGSDVLKSHVFAKISEADKPLFETYYGFLNCAVDRIVPNQKHDDPLSVMVEPFFEWVIEKRNIIGDIPPIQGAHFVDDLKPYIERKLFTVNTGHAIASYLGYYKKLQTIQEAMNDEEIRSDVEKALHESGAVLVKKYGWNENEHQSYIQKIIQRFMNPSISDEIVRVARSPIRKLGANDRLVGPAVQYYDLFGQVPLGLVKGIAALLLFDYENDEEAVALQKTIQETGVEGALYQYSQLEKDHPLVIAIKDQWQHLK; encoded by the coding sequence ATGTTGGCTGTTCATTTCGGCGCAGGAAATATTGGAAGAGGTTTTATCGGGAGTTTGCTTTCTCAGTCGGGTTATGAAGTAGTGTTTGTCGATATTAATGATGAAGTGGTCCGTTTATTAAAGGAAAAACAGGAGTATCGTGTGATCATTGCCGATGAAAATAGACAAGAACAGTTGATTCGCAACGTTTCTGCTGTCAATAGTCAAACAGAACGTGAAAAGGTCATTGATTATATCACAAAGGCTCATCTCATTACAACAGCGGTTGGACCGCATATTTTACCGGCAATCTCTGCGATTCTTGCTGAGGGGCTACAAAAAAGAGCCACGATAAATAAAACACCACTTCATATTATCGCTTGTGAAAATATGATTGGCGGAAGTGACGTGTTAAAGAGCCATGTTTTTGCAAAGATTTCCGAAGCAGATAAGCCGTTGTTCGAAACATACTACGGTTTTCTGAATTGCGCGGTAGACCGTATCGTTCCGAATCAAAAACACGACGATCCTCTCTCCGTTATGGTCGAGCCGTTTTTTGAATGGGTGATCGAAAAACGAAATATTATTGGCGACATTCCGCCGATTCAAGGGGCTCATTTTGTTGATGATTTAAAGCCTTATATTGAGCGCAAGCTTTTTACCGTAAATACCGGGCATGCGATTGCCAGCTATTTAGGATACTATAAAAAATTACAAACGATACAAGAAGCAATGAATGATGAAGAGATACGCTCGGACGTGGAAAAAGCGCTGCATGAATCGGGTGCGGTGTTAGTAAAGAAATATGGATGGAATGAGAACGAACATCAATCCTATATTCAAAAAATTATTCAACGTTTTATGAATCCTTCCATCTCCGATGAAATAGTCCGGGTTGCTCGTTCTCCAATTCGCAAACTTGGAGCGAATGATCGCCTCGTTGGACCGGCTGTGCAATATTATGACTTGTTCGGACAAGTGCCGCTTGGTTTAGTCAAAGGAATTGCCGCGTTGTTATTGTTTGATTATGAGAACGACGAGGAAGCAGTTGCATTGCAAAAAACCATTCAAGAAACAGGAGTAGAAGGGGCTCTATACCAATATTCACAATTAGAAAAAGATCATCCGCTTGTTATAGCAATAAAAGATCAATGGCAGCATTTAAAATAA
- a CDS encoding tripartite tricarboxylate transporter substrate binding protein, with protein sequence MKKWWNLLIMGIIVLALAACGSNVTTKPSGKTSNYPTKPIVFVAPSGAGGGWDLTARAITKVLSETNLVKQTMTVENKPGGGGAVFIAEYATQDKNNDYKLFVNSPPIIINNLKAEGNSPFGYKDTTPLAQLTKDFGAIVVKADSKFQSLSQLLEAIKQNPKSVTVAGGSAPGSMDHLIAILPIYKSGIDPKVVKYVSYDGGGEAMAALLGGNADVIATDASSVGEYVKAGKVRVLAVSASERLGGALKDAPTLKELGIDAEFTIWRGVFGPKQMSADAKKFWEDTFKKLSEHEKWKEELKKQGWEAEYRGSEEFTKFLQEQEQQISDMLKSLGMHK encoded by the coding sequence ATGAAAAAGTGGTGGAATTTGCTGATTATGGGGATCATCGTGTTGGCGCTGGCTGCCTGTGGAAGCAATGTAACGACGAAACCATCTGGCAAAACATCGAACTATCCGACGAAGCCGATTGTGTTTGTGGCTCCTTCAGGGGCTGGGGGCGGCTGGGATTTGACGGCAAGAGCGATCACGAAAGTATTAAGCGAAACAAATTTGGTGAAGCAAACGATGACGGTGGAGAATAAACCGGGCGGCGGTGGAGCCGTGTTTATAGCGGAGTACGCCACACAAGATAAAAACAACGATTATAAGCTGTTTGTCAATTCCCCGCCGATCATTATTAACAACTTAAAAGCGGAAGGAAACAGCCCATTCGGTTACAAAGATACAACGCCGCTCGCCCAGCTGACTAAAGATTTTGGCGCGATTGTCGTTAAGGCGGATTCGAAGTTTCAATCCTTGTCCCAACTGTTAGAAGCGATTAAGCAAAATCCAAAGTCTGTGACAGTAGCCGGGGGATCTGCGCCAGGGTCGATGGACCACCTGATTGCGATTCTTCCTATCTACAAATCTGGCATTGATCCAAAAGTAGTGAAATATGTATCGTATGACGGCGGCGGAGAAGCAATGGCGGCGCTTCTAGGGGGAAATGCTGATGTAATTGCGACGGATGCTTCTTCTGTCGGGGAATACGTAAAAGCAGGAAAAGTGCGGGTGCTTGCCGTTTCCGCGTCAGAACGCCTTGGCGGCGCTTTGAAAGACGCGCCAACGCTGAAAGAGCTTGGCATTGACGCAGAGTTTACAATTTGGCGCGGCGTTTTCGGACCGAAACAAATGTCTGCGGACGCGAAAAAGTTTTGGGAAGATACATTCAAAAAATTGTCCGAGCATGAAAAATGGAAAGAGGAGCTAAAGAAGCAAGGGTGGGAAGCAGAATATAGAGGTTCGGAAGAATTCACAAAATTTTTACAAGAGCAGGAACAGCAGATCAGCGATATGTTGAAATCGCTTGGAATGCATAAATAA